Part of the Verrucomicrobiota bacterium genome, CACGGCTGTCCCCGCGCTGCTCTCAAAAAATGTGGGTAATGCTCAGGGGTAAACCCTGGGCTATGTTCCTTTGGCCCTTCAGGCCATCAAACCGTCTACCGGCCCGTTGGGCCTGGACCGTTTATACGGTCTAATAGGTGTAACGCCGGCAGGGCACCTGGGAAGGAAGACAAGATTTTACCTCGATCGCCATCGAAATGATATGATATGAGATGGTGATGGCTCTCCCGCGTGTCCCGTGCACGGCCGCCGGCACGGCTGCTGATGACGGGGCGATCCCGGCGGATCAGGCCAGGCGACTCTCCTTGAACGCTTTGACCTGCGAGGAAATGGCACGTTCAGTCGGCAGCCGTTCGATAGACGAAGCGCCGAAGAACCCATCGATGCCGGGCATTTGGGCCAGCGCGCGGGCGACGTTCTCCGGTTCGTCTAAGGGGCCGCCGTGGCAGATGACCAGCACGTCTTTCCTCACGGCGCGGCCCGCTTCGGCGATCTGCAGCACTTTCTCGATCGCCTCTTCCAGACTCAGCGCCACCGCCGCCCCGATCGTGCCCGCAGTGGTTAAACCGACGTGAGCCACCAACTGGTCGGCGCCCGCCTCCACCATCCGGCGCGCCTGGTCGGCATCAAACACATAGGGCGAAGTGAAGAGCTCCTGGCGATGGGCCTCCCGAATCATATCGATCTCTTTGTCGTAACCCATGCCGGTGCCCTCCAGGTTGGCGCGGAAGGTGCCATCGATCAGCCCCACGGTTGGGAAGTTCTGCACGCCCGAGAAGCCGGCCTCTCCGACTTGCCTGAGGAAGCGCGGCATCAGCCGGAAGGGATCGGTGCCGCACACGCCGGCTAGGACGGGGGTGCGCTTAACGACCGGCAGCACTTCAGACGCCATTTCCATCACGATTGCGTTGGCGTCGCCGTAGGGCATCAGCCCGGCCAGCGAACCCCGACCCGCCATGCGATACCGGCCGGAGTTGTAAATGATGATGAGGTCGGCGCCTCCGGCCTCGGCGCACTTGGCCGAAATGCCGGTACCGGCCCCGCAGCCGACGATGGGGGCGCGCCTGGCCACTTGCTGTTTGAGCCGATCCAAAACGTCTTGTCTGGTCATGGTTGTCGCTCGGAAACGGTGGGGCCGCGTTCCTGAAGCAGCCGTAGCATTTGGCTGGCCACTTCGGTGGCAAACGGCGGGTCGTTGATGTGGTGATCGAGTTCACGGATCTCGATGCCGGGGCGTACGCCGGCGCGGATCGCGTCGAAACACGCCCGGTCGGCCTCGGGATCCCAGAACTCGCTCCCCTCGCGGTCGAGCAGGGAGACGCCCCGTTTCGGAATCAGGATCGCCACCGGCCCGGTGGCCGCGTTGGCCGCCGCGGAGATCCGGCGGCCGATCTCGCGGTTTTCCTCGGCGTTGGTGCGCAGCAGGGTCACGTTCGGGTTCCAGCGGTACAGCACCCGGCCCTGGTAGGCCCTGGGCATGGACTCGACGCTCCAGAAATTGGCCATGTCGACGCAGCCCGGCACCAGCACGGTGGGCAGGCCTGCCCGCGGCGCGGCCAGGCAACGCTCGGGCCCGGCGTCCATTACCCCGCCGCACACGTTGTCCGCCAGTTCGGTCGTGGTGACGTCGAGCAAGCCGCTGATGAGCCCTTGGTCAATCAGGGCTTCCATCGTGCGGCCGCCCGTGCCGGTGGCATGAAACACCAGCACTTCAAAGCCGCGCTTTTCGATCGCCTCTTTGACCGCGGTCACGCACGGGGTCGTGCTGCCAAACATGGAGGCCGCCAGTAACGGTTTATCCTCCGCCGCTGAAGGCGGTCTCGCCCGGGCCATGCCGATCATGGCGTGGGCCGCATTGGCATAAATCAGCCGGCTGATCCGGTTCAGGCCCGCCACGTCAACGATGGAAGGAAAGAAGACGATGTCCTTGCCACCCGCATAGGCACTGACGTCACCGCCGCCCACCGTCGACACCATGACCTTGGGCACACCCACCGGCAAGGCCCGCATCGCCGCCGTGGCAATCGCGGTGCCGCCGGACCCGCCCATACTGAAGACGCCGGCCACTCGGCCTTCGCGCTGCAACCGGCGGACGACCTCCACCACGCCGTTGGTCATCGCCAGCATGGCCTGGTCCTTGTGCTCCCCGGAGCGGAAGCCGATAATGTCCGCCCCGGCGGCTTCGGCCACCTCAGTACGGGTTACCTCCGGCGTAAAGGCCGGTTCGCCGATGGTGCCGACGTCGATGGTGAGCGTCTCCAGGCCCGCCTCCCGTATGAGGTCGCGGACGAACCGGAAATCGACGCCTTTGGTATCAAGGGTGCCGATGATCAGGACCTTGCCGCTCACGATGGCACCCCCCGGTTCACGTCAGCATCAGCGGGTAGCCTGCCGGGGTGCCACGCGTGGAAAAGGGCCCGGGCGGATTGTCGTGGTAGAAAAATAGGGGGCATAGGCGAAGGATCGTGCTTACCCTTCCGGCTGTCGCGGACCCCGGCCCGATCGCACCCTTAACATCGCATCGAGCTTGAGCCGCCGTCCAGAACAAGGTTAGTCCCGACGGTTCGGTATTCTTGCGTCCGCCCGAGTTCGGCAGGGCTCACGCCATAGGTGCGGCGGACGCTGCCGGTGTCCGTGCCCTCTACGAACGGATTCTCATCTGCGAGAACCGCTGGTCGCAGCTGGTACTTTAGGGTTAGGGATCACTTTTTTGCTGGCGGTGCCGGGAAGAAATGTTTCATCTAGCACGATAGATTCGTACGGACCGTATTAGTCCGATCTCCCACCCACTAACGCCGGCGTTGCAGGCGTCGATCGGTCCCGGAGTCGGCGTGAATGGTGAGCAGGTTTGCAGTAGTTGCCGGCGTCTCCCACGGTGCCGCCAGTTCTAAGTGTGACCGGTAAACGCTAACCAGGAAAGGCCCAGCAACGTGAAACGAGGTTACATTCAGCGCAATCGGCAGGGATAAAGGGCTGCTGCGCCGGGCTTGCACTCGCAGGCACGCAGGCGCCATCCGGATGGGCATCGCGTGGCTCGGATTTGCCCGAATGCACCCGGGGCGCGCCCGCTGCGGCTGCCGGGGTAGAATCGATGGCTAAACAAAAAGCAGGCCGGTTTTGACCCGGCTCGGACTTTGAGAGACACTGACCATGTCGTCGCGTTCAGAGGATAACCTGCCGCTACCTTCCGGGGCGTGCAGACGTGGAGATCAACAAAACGATTACGCCTTCGATAGGCTGCGGGCAACCCTCGGCCTGGAGCATATCATCGGTGAAAGCCCGGCTTTTGTGGAGTTAATCCGGCAGATCCCTGCAATCGCCAAATACGATGTGAGCTTGTTGATCTTCGGTGAGACCGGCACCGGCAAGGAGGTGTTCGCCCGGGCGATTCATTATTGCGGCCCGCGGGCGGACAAGCCGTTCATCCCGGTCAACTGCGGTGCCGTTCCCGTCGACCTTTTGGAAAACGAGTTTTTCGGACACGAATCCGGCGCATTTACGGGCGCCAACTCCTCCCGCCGCGGGGTGATCAAGGAAGCCGACGGGGGCACGTTGTTCCTGGACGAAGTGGATTGCCTTCCTCCCTTGGCGCAGGTAAAACTCCTGCGTTTCCTGCAGGACGGCCAATTCCGGCCGCTCGGGTCCACGTCGATCTGCAGCGCGGATGTGCGGGTGATCGCGGCTTCAAATGCCAGGTTCACCGAAGCCCTGGAAACCGGCCGGTTCCGAAGAGATCTGTATTACCGCTTGAACGTGCTCTCGCTCCGGTTGCCGCCCCTCCGTGAGCGGGAGGACGATATCGTCCTGCTGGCCAGGCATTTTCTGGCCAAGTACACCCGAAAGTTCGGCACGGCCGCCGGCGGGTTTTCACCCGGCGCGCTTCAGAAGCTCATTTCTCACAGTTGGCCGGGCAACGTGCGGGAGTTAGAGAATGTGATCCAGCGTGCGGTCGTTCTGGCCAAGCGCGCTACCATTGAAGCCGACGACATTTGTACGGCGGACACCCCTGAGGAACCGTCGATCGCCCAGAGCTTTCAACAATTGAAAGCGCAAGTCATCAACGAGTTTGAACAGACCTATGTCCGCCGGATGCTGCTTATCCACGACGGCAATATCACCAAGGCTGCCCAAGGGGCCGGGCAGGACCGCCGCGCCTTTTGGGAGCTGATGCGCAAGCACCGCATCATGGCGCGGCCGCCGGCGCCGCCCAAGGGGGAAACCGGACCCGGTTAGATCGCCCCGGCACCAGGATGGATTTTGCTAGCCACACGGGTTCAGGGAGTTATGCGTTGAAGTCGACGGGCGAAAAGCGGGGAACCAGGATGAAATTATCCAAGCCGGAGCAGCGAATCCCCTCGCGGACGCAGGTGGTTAGATCCTGGCATACTGAATGCTAGTTAGAATGCCGTGGATGATCCCGGCCGTCCTTTGACCGATGAGGTGCTCGCCTATATCGTGCGGCACCCGCAGGCCCAGGACACCGTGGAAGGCATTGCGGAATGGTGGCTGCTGGAGCAACAGATTCACCGTGCCGTCTCGGAGGTCGAGACGGCCCTGAGCCAGTTGATGGCCAAGGGTTTCCTGATCGCTCGTCGAGGTGGCGATGGACGAACCTATTACGGACTGAACCGAGCCAAGGAACGCGACATTCGGCGGCATTTGACGAGCGCGCAAGCGGGGCAAGGGAACAAGCCGGACCCTGAAAACCCGCAGGATTAACACCGCATGGCTGATCCCCTCGATTTCGGGCAGAAAATGAGCTGGTTTGCCATTCAAAGCAACGCGCGTCAGGAGAACCTCGCGGTTGCGCACCTGGCAAAGTTAAATTTGCAAGTTTTCTTACCGCAGGTTCGAGAAGAGCTATCGCTTCGCCGCGGGATCCGCCGCGTTACCAAAGCCCTGTTCCCCGGATATTTTTTCAGCCGGTTCTGTCCGCGCGAATCCCTCGAGGCGATCCGCTACGCCCCGGGCGTGATGCGGGTGGTGGGCTCCCGCGGGCATCCCCTTCCGGTGGCGCCGGCGATCATCGCCGCCATCCAGGAGCAGGTGCAGTCCGATGGCTTTATCCGGCTTAAGGCACAGGATTTCAAGCCCGGCGACCGCGTGGTGATCGAGCAAGGTTTCTTCCAGGGATGGATTGGGCGGGTCCAGCGGGAGCAGAACGATGGGAGACGGGTTATGATTTTGTTGGAAGCCATCCAGCAGGCCCGGCTCCTGGTCGAGAAACGCTGGTTGAACATCGCCGTAGCGGGGTAGTCGGCTCGCAGGCGCCGCGTGGTTGGACGGAATCGGCCGAAAGGCCGATGGGCGGAGCCTGCCGAAATTTTGCTTCAAGCTTCGGTTCCACACTTCAGTTGTAGAAGAGAGAGATTGCCATGCCTGCAACGTTAACCTATCCCGGAGTCTATATTCAGGAAGTTCCGAGCGGCGTTCACACCATCACCGGCGTCGCCACCTCAACTGCCGCCTTTGCCGGTTGGGCGCCGCAAGGCCCGACCAATGAAGCGGTGCTCGTGGAGAGTTGGTCCGCTTTCCAGACGCAATTCGGGGGCTTCAGCCGCAGCAACGGCCTGCCCAATTATCTGGGGTACGCCGTTAATCAATTTTTCAATAATGGCGGTCAGCAGGCGTACATCGTCCGGTTGGCGGCGGAT contains:
- a CDS encoding phosphoenolpyruvate hydrolase family protein; protein product: MTRQDVLDRLKQQVARRAPIVGCGAGTGISAKCAEAGGADLIIIYNSGRYRMAGRGSLAGLMPYGDANAIVMEMASEVLPVVKRTPVLAGVCGTDPFRLMPRFLRQVGEAGFSGVQNFPTVGLIDGTFRANLEGTGMGYDKEIDMIREAHRQELFTSPYVFDADQARRMVEAGADQLVAHVGLTTAGTIGAAVALSLEEAIEKVLQIAEAGRAVRKDVLVICHGGPLDEPENVARALAQMPGIDGFFGASSIERLPTERAISSQVKAFKESRLA
- a CDS encoding Tm-1-like ATP-binding domain-containing protein; the protein is MSGKVLIIGTLDTKGVDFRFVRDLIREAGLETLTIDVGTIGEPAFTPEVTRTEVAEAAGADIIGFRSGEHKDQAMLAMTNGVVEVVRRLQREGRVAGVFSMGGSGGTAIATAAMRALPVGVPKVMVSTVGGGDVSAYAGGKDIVFFPSIVDVAGLNRISRLIYANAAHAMIGMARARPPSAAEDKPLLAASMFGSTTPCVTAVKEAIEKRGFEVLVFHATGTGGRTMEALIDQGLISGLLDVTTTELADNVCGGVMDAGPERCLAAPRAGLPTVLVPGCVDMANFWSVESMPRAYQGRVLYRWNPNVTLLRTNAEENREIGRRISAAANAATGPVAILIPKRGVSLLDREGSEFWDPEADRACFDAIRAGVRPGIEIRELDHHINDPPFATEVASQMLRLLQERGPTVSERQP
- a CDS encoding sigma 54-interacting transcriptional regulator — protein: MSSRSEDNLPLPSGACRRGDQQNDYAFDRLRATLGLEHIIGESPAFVELIRQIPAIAKYDVSLLIFGETGTGKEVFARAIHYCGPRADKPFIPVNCGAVPVDLLENEFFGHESGAFTGANSSRRGVIKEADGGTLFLDEVDCLPPLAQVKLLRFLQDGQFRPLGSTSICSADVRVIAASNARFTEALETGRFRRDLYYRLNVLSLRLPPLREREDDIVLLARHFLAKYTRKFGTAAGGFSPGALQKLISHSWPGNVRELENVIQRAVVLAKRATIEADDICTADTPEEPSIAQSFQQLKAQVINEFEQTYVRRMLLIHDGNITKAAQGAGQDRRAFWELMRKHRIMARPPAPPKGETGPG